ACGCAGATTCAGGATGATGAGGTGCGCCTTTTGCTGACAGGAGTAGAGCCCCAAGTATTGGAAGCCTTTGGTAAAGGGACAAGGCTTACAGTGGTGGATGAGCGAGGGCAGGAACAAGGAATTGTTGAGATTACCAGTCGTCAGCAGTTGAGTGCTCAAGGTCGAGTGAAGCTACAAACGCCTGGAGCTATTCAACCTGGAGCTATTCTTCAAGAGCGATCGCGAGTGATTCCGCCAGATTGGAAGTTGCGAATTGGTTTAGATCCTTCGCTGGGTAGTGAGATGGCGATCGCCAACCGAGAACTGCCAAACATTCACGCCCGAATTGAACCGTTACCTCTTTTACAGCAGGAAGCGCATTACATTTTAGGGCGAGTCACAGAGGTATATCATCAGGCATTTCGAAAATGGGAATTGTCAGAAGTACCACCAGTAGGCAGTGTGGGGTTGTTCTCGATTGGGCTAGAGCCAGTTCCAGAGTCGTTTGGTCAAACTGGTGAAACTGTAGCTAAGGCGATCGCGCGCTTGCAGCCGAAGTTTAAGTTTTTATTGGCGGCACGGCTACTGAAGTTAACGTTGAACACTACGTCATCGCGCTTGAAAGTCAAAGCGGCAGTACGAGTAGCGAATGCGCGGGATTTAGCAGCACAAGCGGTGGCTGTACGAGGCGGTCAGAAGATTACAGCACCCACGACTCCATCACAGAGACAGATTCAGGCGGGGCAGAAAATTCAAATCGTGATTCAAAACGATGAGGCACGCAATTTGTATTTCGCTGTGGTTTTGTTTAGTGTCAGTGGAGAGGTAGAGCCGCTGCCGTTGCCTCAATCCCAGATTCGAGCGGGTGAAGCGATTTACGCTCCTAGTTCAGAGGCTGGAATTACAGTTACGCCACCGCTGGGTATGGCAGAGGTAATGGTGGTATTTAGTACAAGCTCTTTGGAAGGAGCGATCGCGCAGTTACAGCTTTTGTCTGAAGCCAGAGGGAGCGATCGCGGGGAACAAGCGGTTTCAACAGTGGATAGACTACTAGATGACTTGGCAGGGACGCGCAGTGACAGCAGCCAGGCACAATCACAGGAGCGTCGGCTAGATATGCAACAGATGGCAGCGTTATCAGTGACGTTTGAGATTACTAGTTAACAGAATACAATGCTCATCTGATTTTACTGTGAAGTTAGCTCAGTATTTCAACTGAGTTCATAAGCACTAAGAGAGAATTAGATACATGAGTTGTTGTGTAAAGTATGACTTGCCCATCGCATCGGTTTAGACGAGTGATTGCATCACTACTCTTATCGCTCTCGATCGGGAATCCGATAATGTTGGCGGTACTGCCGCCACTGCTAGCAGAAACTCAGCAGAACCGTAGAGCCGAGGCAGATCGTCTCTTTCGAGAAGGGCAGCAACTACTGGACAAGGAAGAATACCAAGCGGCACTGATAAAGTTGCAGCAGGCTTTGAAGACTTATCAAGCAATCAGCGAGCGCTCCGCAGTAGGTACCAGTCTCAGCAATATTGGAAGTACTTACTATAGCTTGGGGCAGTATGCCAAGGCATTGGAGTATCACCAGCAATCCTTAGCAATTCGCCAAGAGCTGGGGGAGCGCTCCGCAGTAGGTACCAGTCTCAGCAATATTGGAAGTACTTACTATAGCTTGGGGCAGTATGCCAAGGCATTGGAATATCACCAGCAATCCTTAGCGATTAGCAGAGAGGTTGGCGACCGCTCCGGAGAAGGTGCCAGTCTCAGCAATATTGGACGGATTTACGATAGCTTGGGGCAGTATGCCAAGGCATTGGAGTATCACCAGCAATCCTTAGCGATTAGCAGAGAGGTTGGCGACCGCCCCGGAAAAGGTACCAGTCTCAACAATATTGGGTTGGCTTACGATAGCTTGGGGCAGTATACCAAGGCACTGGAGTATCACCAGCAATCCTTAGCGATTAGCAGAGAGGTTGGCGACCGCTCCGGAAAAGGTACCAGTCTCAACAATATTGGACGGATTTACGATAGCTTGGGGCAGTATGCCAAGGCATTGGAGTATTACCAGCAATCCTTAGCGGTTAGCAGAGAGGTTGGCGACCGCTCCGGAGAAGGTACCAGTCTCAACAATATTGGGTTGGCTTACGATGGTTTGGGGCAGTATACCAAGGCATTGGAGTATTACCAGCAGTCCTTAGCGATTAGCAGAGAGGTTGGCGACCGCCCCGGAGAAGGTACCAGTCTCAACAATATTGGGATATCATTTCTTCAATCTGGCAAAGCGTCAGAAGCTGAAGTACCCTTATTTGAAGCGATTGAAGTTTTTGAATCTCTGCGGCCTGGGTTAACAGATGAGAATAAGGTTTCCCTCTTTGATACCCAAGCAGACACCTATCGCTTCCTACAAGAAGCCTTGATTGCTCAAAACGAATTTGAAACTGCTCTGGAAGTAGCTGAACGGGGAAGAGCCAGATCCTTCATAGAACTGCTGAAAGCCAGAATCGGTAGAGTAGATAATCAACTACCCGAGCTAGCTAAAATCTTACGCCCAACCATTACCCAAATCAAGCAGATCGCCAAACAGCAGGAGAGTACACTAGTTCAATATTCTATTATTGATGACAAGACTCTGTATATCTGGGTGATCCAACCCAACGGTAATATCACCCATCGCAAAGTGGCTCTGCCGCAGCAGCTCTCCTTATCTGCCCTAGTTGAGACTAGTCGAGAAGCCATTGGAGTGAGAGGACGAGGTAATTTCAAATTTGAAACGGAAAACAGCAATCCTTCTAATCTCAAGCAACTCCATCAATTACTAATTGAGCCGATCGCCGATCTTCTCCCCATTGATCCCAATACCCATGTCATTTTTGTCCCGCATGGCGAGCTATTCCTGGTACCCTTTCCTGCGCTCCAAGATGCTCAAGGCCGCTATCTGCTCGAAAAGCACACTATCCTGACATCTCCAGCTATACAGGTCTTAGAACTGACAAGACAGAGACTTCGAGAAGTGAAACAAGTAGGTTCGTCGGATGCTTTGATTGTCGGCAACCCTGTGATGCCTGAGGTAGCCAAGCCAGGAGAACCACCTGAACGGCTCAAGTCATTAGGTGGGGCTGAGCAAGAGGCCAATGCGATCGCCGCATTGTTCAAGACTAAAGCCTGGACAGGCCAACGGGCAACCAAATCTGCCATAGTTGCCAAACTGCCACAAGCGCGGATCATTCACTTGGCTACTCATGGATTGCTCGATGACCTTGAAGGATTGGGAACTCCTGGTGCGATTGCCTTGGCTCCTGTTGGCAATGGAGAGCCCAATGATGGCCTCTTGACAGCAAACAAAATTCTAGATTTGAAATTAAATGCAGAGTTGGTAGTGCTCAGTGCCTGTGATACAGGACGCGGCAGAATTACAAGTGATAGTGTGATTGGCTTATCACGATCGCTCATTATTGCAGGAACTCCGAGCGTGATAGTGTCTCTATGGTCGGTTCCAGATGCCCCAACCGCGGAGTTGATGACAGAGTTTTATCGCAACTGGCAAGAACGAAAGTTAGATAAAGCCCAAGCATTACGACAAGCAATGCTGATGATGATGAAGCGATCACCACAGCCAAGAAATTGGGCAGCCTTCACTTTAATTGGAGAATCGGAGTAATGCAACAGCGATGAATCGCTTAGGAAAGCTGTATTCTGCTTAGCAACAGACTTTAGGCTAACTCGCTGGCTTCTGTGAAAAACACCTATGACCGCCCAACCCCTCGACTTAGCTCTTCAACGATACCAATCTTCTCTCTCTCAACTTAACGATGCCATTCAAGACGCCAAGCCTTATAAAGACCTGCTCCCTTACGCTCTAGAAGTCATGGTAGCGAGGGATGAACTGCATAAATCGTTGTCAGATACTAGGGCGGTCACAGGTAAAACGCTGCTAGCGATCGCCGACCTTGATCAACAACTGAAAAAGCACGCAGGCGCGATCGAGTTATGTCTTAAAAACATAGACTGGCAGGCCAGCTTTAATTCACAGGAAAAAGCTTGGTGGTGGTCACTCAAACCTGAAAAAACAAATCCTTGGTGGAATCAAGACTGGCTCTGGCAAGGTATCTCGATCACTTGCCTTACTATTTCTCTCGGTCTTTTCGGGGATGTTTCCTCCCGTTTTCTCAAAGATGGCCCTGACACCTTTGGGGCGATCGCCGTTAGCACTCAAAGCGTCCTCACGTTACTCACCGCAGGGGGTGCTCTAACGATTGCCGGACAAGAGGCCAATAAACGCCTACTCAAGCGTCTTAACGTCCCAGAGCAGTATTGGCATGAACTGGGGGCAGGCTTTTCAGTCCTATTGCTTTTAGGTGCTGTTGGACTTCGGCAATCTCTGCCTCATATTGCCTCGCTCTATTCCGACTGGGGCCTCAAAAATTACAATCAGGGTGACTGGGGCAGTGCCGAGGAAGATTATAAACGGGCACTGCAACTTAACCCGGATGATGACCAAACCTTATTCCGCTTGGGTCTGCTCTATGAAGAACTGCAAGATCCAGAAAAGGCCCGCACCAATTACCAAGTTGCAGCTCGTGCAGGGATTTCAGAAGCAATTAATAACCTCTCCCGCTTAAGCCTACTCGACAAGAAACCTGCGATCGCGACTCCCCTTCTCCTCAAAGCCCTCGAAAACGACCAACTCTCTGATGAAACCCACTATGCCCTCCTGAAAAACCTCGGTTGGGCACGCCTTCAGCAAGGTGATTATGCTAATGCTGAATCTTACTTGCAAGAAGCGATCGATCTACAAAAAACTACCAACCTTGACCAGAAGGCATCTGATCCCAACGGCAAAACGACGATTGCGATCGCCTCACCCTACTGTCTGCTTGCTGAAGTCAAAGAAGCTCAGAACGACAAACAAGCTGCCCTTACCGCCTGGGATAACTGTAATGCGCTCGCAAATCCCTACATCTCTGAAGAAAATGCTTGGGCCATCACCGCTCGCAAAAAACTAAAAGAACAGGACAACAAAAAATGAAGCTCTTGACCAAATCTTTGGTAGTTATTCTGTCTCTAGTGGTTGTGGAAGCTACCGTTCAGCAAGGAAACGCGATCGCTCAAACTGCCTATGTTAACGAGGTCAAAGGCAAAGTCGAACTCAAACGCAAAACCTGGGCTGAATTTCGCCCGATCAGCCGAGTTGGTACCCCTTTGGTCGATGGCGATCAACTCCGACGCGCCAGTAATGCCCTAGTGGTAGTAGCTTGCCCCAATGGTAAAAAACAGCCCGTTCGCCGTGCTGAAGAAAGAATCGGGTTGAAAGAAATTTGCCCTCAGTGGAAGGGAGTGATCTCTAAAGGCCCGCCTCCTTTCATCAGCATTGGTGGGACGAATGCTCAGATGCCTTACCTAATCTTACCTCGTCTTACGCTCTTGCTCACCCCTACCCCTACCCTGCGTTGGCATCCGGTTCCCAAGGCCACCCAATACACGGTTCAGGTAGTTGGCCCACAAGGAACCGTTTGGCAAACCCAAACAAAGTCAACCCAAATTGCCTATCCAAGCAAGCCTGCTCTTCAATCCGGTGTCCCCTACTCAGTAGTGATCCAGGCCAACACAGGTCAATCCTCTCAAGCTGAAAACACAACTGGCACTGAATTTATAATTCTGCGCGACCCAGAAGTTAAAGCGGTTCGAGCTGAGGTGGCTCAAATTCTCCAAGGTAATTTCAGCAATGAAGTTAAATCACTCAAGCTCGCAAATTACTACAGCAACTATGAACTTCCCCAACCCTCTGCCTATGGGCTATCAGACAAAGCAGCTAAGTCTTATAGACTCACTGCGGAGGCGATCGCAGTCCTCGAAGACCTTACAAAGCAAAACCAGCAATCGCCACTTATCTACCGAACTCTAGGCGATCTGTACTGGCAAATAGGACTGGTACGCCCAGCAGAATCTGCCTATTTAGGAGCGATCGCCAACATTCAATATTCTGAAGACCTAGAAGAATGGGCGCTAGCAATGTCTGGTTTAGGTGAGTTGTATGAGGCCACCCAAAATCCACAACAAGCACTGCTTTGGTACAGTCAAGCTAAAATAGCCTTCACCCTCCTCGAAGATCAGCGTGCTAAAGCAGTTGATCGCCGCATCCAAAAATTAAGGAAGGCGACAGATAATTTGTTAAGCCAATAACACTTGAGATTTCTAAACAAAGACACTTATTTTGTTAATTCTGGGAATTGTGACAGCTAATGTGTTAATCACCGGAGGGGAAGCAATTCTAGCTAAAAACGATAAATGCTTTACCTAGCAAGGGTTAGAGTCTTTTATATTTAACGACATTAATTTGTTAAAACGTCAAATAATTTGTTAATGTACAACAAAAACTCTATACCTAGTTTGAGTCCTAGTCGTTCTTTTCAGTCAAAGAACTAGGACTCAATTTTTAATTTGTGATAAATGCTTAGCGCAATTTCTCCCAACTCATTATTAGTTCTTGCTCGCTTGGGTAAAGGGAAGACCTACTCTGAGATGATTGGTGTACTTTAACGCTCAACTACTTACAGAAAAATTTGGCGTTTGGTTAAAACCTTGGCTCTACTCCTACTTGTTTGCAGAGTTGCCGTTCAAATACCAAAGCTTCAGAAATGGTGCTTTTCGGCAAGGACATGGGACTGAAGCTTTGGGGACTGTTGACGTTGCCACCAGGCTCAATGAAGATAAGTTTGTGGATCGTGGTGGTGCCATTTTCACAGCTAAGAACTTTAGTAGCTATCCCATAACTCACTCCTTGCAATTGCGTCTCACGGATTGTCCTCATATCTTCATACCGCACACCTCCCTCAACTGCCTTGACCGATCGCGTGTCAAACATTACAGGAAACTCAGCATTAGGACGAACATAATAAGCCTTCACCCAATTTCGACGTTGGTTAGGGCCATACTCGATAGGATTGCAGCCCATTACCACTAGCCCCACGGCTGACACACCTACGATGGCCCAAAACCTCACGCCCATATCTGATCCTCAAGCTGTAACTCCACACCATTAAATTGATTAGACGCAATTTCGATCAAATCACGCATCACAATTTCTACCTTTCCGTTTCGCCTATCAGCCACAGGCTGGAAAAGATCCAGCCTCAGTATCCCAAAACAATTACGTACTAACCAGCGTACAAATTTTTACAACGCGATCGCAGCCCTAACAACTTGACTCGCTAGATTAGTAGTGAGACTGTGTGGGGGTGCCCCAAGTTTTGAAAGCAGACTCAAGAGTCCAGGATTGATTTGTAGAAGGTGCCAACATGGATGGGCAATTACAACATGCGATGTTACCGCAACCAACCCATGATGAGTTGGCACGACAGCAATTTGTTCATAGTCTAAAACAACATATTGCGACGCAGATTTCACCGAATAATTGCACCATTTACGAGCAACGAGCTAAGCCTCGCTTTGAGCAAGAACATCAGCGATCGCCCCAGCAGCGGCATGAGATTCGTCAGCTAATGGAACAAGAACCCTACTATCGCATGTGGGGAGCGTTGCGACGGAATGCGCAGGAGATGTTGTGGGAGTCGGTTAATGGAAGTGTGGAGCGACAACTTTTAGAACTCATGGCGCGATCGCAACAACTTCATCAGACCGCGATCGGCTCTTTAACTCTCAATCCTGAATTGCAGGTTCCCACCTATCACACTGCCGTAGACATCCACTGTATGCCCGGTGGATACCACAGCGAATATCGGGATGAAGATATTGCTGCTGGAGTTACCTACGATCGCGGAGTTTATCTTTATGCAATGGGGCGACTTGGCCCACTGAATGACGGCATCGGTCAGGCAGTGGTGCAGAACTATCTCAAGGCCCAATATCCCGACCTGAATCCAGCTAAGATCCTGGATATGGGTTGCTCAGTAGGACACAGCACAATTCCCTATGTCGATGCTTATCCGCAAGCTGAAATCCATGCCATTGATGTAGCGGCTCCCACTTTGCGCTACGCCCACGCACGGGCTGAAGCCTTGGGCAAACGGGTGCATTTTTCTCAGCAGAGTGCCGAACAAACAAGCTTTGCTGATGACTCTTTTGATCTAGTCGTCTCTCATATCCTGCTGCACGAAGCTCCTCCCCACGCGATCGCCAATATTCTGCGCGAATGTCATCGGCTCCTCAAACCAGGAGGCCTAATGGTGCATGCTGAAGCTCCGCTCTACCAGAACATGGACCCCTTCACCGCCTTTATGTTTGACTGGGAAACCCAAAATAACAATGAGCCTTGGTGGAGCGCAATGCGCCAACTCGACCTAGAAGCACTCACGATCGAAGCTGGGTTCGCCCAGGAAAAAACCACTCAAACCGTGGCGGCAATGGAGCTAAATTTAGGCCAGCTCAAGGATAGAGGACTTGGCAGTCGTGGCAACTGGTTTCTCTTAGTAGCCCACAAATGAGAGATTCATAAGAGAGGCAAAATATGACTAAATTCGCCAAGGGGAAACGCCCCGTTTATTTTGAGAATTCAGAGACAGACAAACTGCTAGCAATGGTTCTGGCCCTGGCAGAGGAAGTTTCAGTTCTGCGCGATCGCCTAGATACGGTCGAACGGCTCGCCCAAGCCAAAGGTTTACTCTCCCAAGCAGAAATTGAAACATACCAACCCGATCCGCAAGCAGCCAGCAAACGGGAGCAGCAGCGGGCGGCCTACATTGCTCGCATTCTACGAGTTGTGTAAACAAACCTAGGGGCAGACCTAGAAGTAGACCTAGGGGCAGACCCAGAGGCGATCGCACCTGAAGCTCCAATCACATCCGAAGCTCCAATCGCGACGAAGTGAGGACGATCGCCCTGATTTAACCAGCGATCGCCATTCTATCGAGTTGGCTGTTGGATCTCCCTTTGCACTTCATCAGACAAGCCAGATTCCTGCACACAAATCGCATAAATTTGCACAGTATCTAGTTGCGGAACCAAACCTTTTGCTTGTTCTATAGTCAAGCCAGGGGGTTTACAGAACTTGTCTGCTACTTGGCGATATTGTTCGGTGCTGCCAAACAAGTTATTGAATTTGCCTGTGCTTTGTAGAATCGGTAGCGATCGCTGCATTACCCGATCGACCAACAGAGTTACCGACTTCTGAGAAGTTGGGGGTACCAGACCACTGGTGGTAATGGCATTTGTCAGCGCTTCTTGCAGGGACGCTTTGCCATCTGCCGTTGCCAAATAGCTAGTCACCATATCCATCTGCGCCCCCGGATAGGAATTGAGCGCCGCCCGAACCCCCACCAAGAAACTCGCCGAGAGAAAATCGGACACAGTGCTGACGTACTCATTGAAGCGAACTGCCGAGTTCCGAGATCCATTGGCGCAGATGACCGAGCCATCTTGGTCAGCCCCCGCACTCAAATTGACACTCCCTTGCTGACTACAAGCATTGAGCACCTGCTGAATTTTGGGGGAGAACATTTTGTTGAGTTTCTGAGCGGCGGGAGAATCCGCAAGAGAAGCAGGGGTCGCTGCGGTAGCAGTACTTGCGAAACTCAGCGATACCATCGTCCCCAGTGTGGCGATCGCCATCCCTCCCCAAGCACCCCTGCCCCAACGAGCCAGAGCCGAGAGTCTTGTAGCGGACGAGTCACGATGAGCTTGGGATTGCAGTGGGAAGTAGGAAGTCATAAAAACCTCATGAATGAGGGTGGACAATCTAGGGACGCTCTCAGACAATCTAACGAAGGCAATCTAACGAAGGCAACCTAACCAACACAAAGCACTTGGCGCATCTTCCGCATGTTAGTGGGCAAATCTAACTGGATGGCTTGTTGCACAAACACAGAGGGCACCGGAATCGCGGGAGTTGCTTGCACTGAGTAGGAGAGGAGAGTTCCGCTCAAATAATCTTGCAAAGTCAGATCAGCCGCAAAATCGGTGAAACTTCCTTGCTCTTGACGAAACTGAATTTTTTGATGGACAGTCTCTACAACCCCTAGATAAACTTCAACCTGAGCGGTAAAAAAGAGAAACGCTTTACTCGCTACTTGGTAGAGCCGTTTTCTGCCCGAATTGACATCATCGCCTCGGTGGAGCACCTCACTGCGAACTAAATCGGGGAAGTATTGTACCCAGCGTGGATAGTCGGTTAGCTGCTGCCAAGCGAG
This region of Trichocoleus desertorum NBK24 genomic DNA includes:
- a CDS encoding caspase family protein encodes the protein MAPIKRRQFLQFAGSAIATLGFSQCEIQQRSLHYAEVVAQNTSRKRALLIGINDYIAIREGSGWTALRGAVNDVEMQRELLVHRFGFQEGDIRLLTNDAATRANIMQEFEDLIKWAKPGDVVVVHYSGHGSTVDDPDRIFADHLNGTIVPVDSDLPVGGGTVDDITSGTLFLLMAALKTENVTLVLDSCYSGGGVRGNLVIRSRPGQAELMLRGDTDGAKLSASDEERDYQQQLLKRLNLSREDWIAQRKQGIAKGVTLVASRRDQEAADAAFAGDNYAGVFTYALTRHLWQQTRNEVMGKLIVATAAKTDRFLKTLPNARVQTPGIEVKLNSDHQEKPTYFLSDFTTGQAQPAEAVVTQIQDDEVRLLLTGVEPQVLEAFGKGTRLTVVDERGQEQGIVEITSRQQLSAQGRVKLQTPGAIQPGAILQERSRVIPPDWKLRIGLDPSLGSEMAIANRELPNIHARIEPLPLLQQEAHYILGRVTEVYHQAFRKWELSEVPPVGSVGLFSIGLEPVPESFGQTGETVAKAIARLQPKFKFLLAARLLKLTLNTTSSRLKVKAAVRVANARDLAAQAVAVRGGQKITAPTTPSQRQIQAGQKIQIVIQNDEARNLYFAVVLFSVSGEVEPLPLPQSQIRAGEAIYAPSSEAGITVTPPLGMAEVMVVFSTSSLEGAIAQLQLLSEARGSDRGEQAVSTVDRLLDDLAGTRSDSSQAQSQERRLDMQQMAALSVTFEITS
- a CDS encoding CHAT domain-containing protein, with the translated sequence MLAVLPPLLAETQQNRRAEADRLFREGQQLLDKEEYQAALIKLQQALKTYQAISERSAVGTSLSNIGSTYYSLGQYAKALEYHQQSLAIRQELGERSAVGTSLSNIGSTYYSLGQYAKALEYHQQSLAISREVGDRSGEGASLSNIGRIYDSLGQYAKALEYHQQSLAISREVGDRPGKGTSLNNIGLAYDSLGQYTKALEYHQQSLAISREVGDRSGKGTSLNNIGRIYDSLGQYAKALEYYQQSLAVSREVGDRSGEGTSLNNIGLAYDGLGQYTKALEYYQQSLAISREVGDRPGEGTSLNNIGISFLQSGKASEAEVPLFEAIEVFESLRPGLTDENKVSLFDTQADTYRFLQEALIAQNEFETALEVAERGRARSFIELLKARIGRVDNQLPELAKILRPTITQIKQIAKQQESTLVQYSIIDDKTLYIWVIQPNGNITHRKVALPQQLSLSALVETSREAIGVRGRGNFKFETENSNPSNLKQLHQLLIEPIADLLPIDPNTHVIFVPHGELFLVPFPALQDAQGRYLLEKHTILTSPAIQVLELTRQRLREVKQVGSSDALIVGNPVMPEVAKPGEPPERLKSLGGAEQEANAIAALFKTKAWTGQRATKSAIVAKLPQARIIHLATHGLLDDLEGLGTPGAIALAPVGNGEPNDGLLTANKILDLKLNAELVVLSACDTGRGRITSDSVIGLSRSLIIAGTPSVIVSLWSVPDAPTAELMTEFYRNWQERKLDKAQALRQAMLMMMKRSPQPRNWAAFTLIGESE
- a CDS encoding tetratricopeptide repeat protein; the protein is MTAQPLDLALQRYQSSLSQLNDAIQDAKPYKDLLPYALEVMVARDELHKSLSDTRAVTGKTLLAIADLDQQLKKHAGAIELCLKNIDWQASFNSQEKAWWWSLKPEKTNPWWNQDWLWQGISITCLTISLGLFGDVSSRFLKDGPDTFGAIAVSTQSVLTLLTAGGALTIAGQEANKRLLKRLNVPEQYWHELGAGFSVLLLLGAVGLRQSLPHIASLYSDWGLKNYNQGDWGSAEEDYKRALQLNPDDDQTLFRLGLLYEELQDPEKARTNYQVAARAGISEAINNLSRLSLLDKKPAIATPLLLKALENDQLSDETHYALLKNLGWARLQQGDYANAESYLQEAIDLQKTTNLDQKASDPNGKTTIAIASPYCLLAEVKEAQNDKQAALTAWDNCNALANPYISEENAWAITARKKLKEQDNKK
- a CDS encoding lipopolysaccharide assembly protein LapB, with amino-acid sequence MKLLTKSLVVILSLVVVEATVQQGNAIAQTAYVNEVKGKVELKRKTWAEFRPISRVGTPLVDGDQLRRASNALVVVACPNGKKQPVRRAEERIGLKEICPQWKGVISKGPPPFISIGGTNAQMPYLILPRLTLLLTPTPTLRWHPVPKATQYTVQVVGPQGTVWQTQTKSTQIAYPSKPALQSGVPYSVVIQANTGQSSQAENTTGTEFIILRDPEVKAVRAEVAQILQGNFSNEVKSLKLANYYSNYELPQPSAYGLSDKAAKSYRLTAEAIAVLEDLTKQNQQSPLIYRTLGDLYWQIGLVRPAESAYLGAIANIQYSEDLEEWALAMSGLGELYEATQNPQQALLWYSQAKIAFTLLEDQRAKAVDRRIQKLRKATDNLLSQ
- a CDS encoding class I SAM-dependent methyltransferase, with protein sequence MDGQLQHAMLPQPTHDELARQQFVHSLKQHIATQISPNNCTIYEQRAKPRFEQEHQRSPQQRHEIRQLMEQEPYYRMWGALRRNAQEMLWESVNGSVERQLLELMARSQQLHQTAIGSLTLNPELQVPTYHTAVDIHCMPGGYHSEYRDEDIAAGVTYDRGVYLYAMGRLGPLNDGIGQAVVQNYLKAQYPDLNPAKILDMGCSVGHSTIPYVDAYPQAEIHAIDVAAPTLRYAHARAEALGKRVHFSQQSAEQTSFADDSFDLVVSHILLHEAPPHAIANILRECHRLLKPGGLMVHAEAPLYQNMDPFTAFMFDWETQNNNEPWWSAMRQLDLEALTIEAGFAQEKTTQTVAAMELNLGQLKDRGLGSRGNWFLLVAHK
- a CDS encoding SRPBCC family protein — its product is MTVDSFDGNCLASTSNRNWRDQEALVRGEILLSTRTHSAWGGAVTASMYLPLARSLAWQQLTDYPRWVQYFPDLVRSEVLHRGDDVNSGRKRLYQVASKAFLFFTAQVEVYLGVVETVHQKIQFRQEQGSFTDFAADLTLQDYLSGTLLSYSVQATPAIPVPSVFVQQAIQLDLPTNMRKMRQVLCVG